A genomic window from Micromonospora violae includes:
- a CDS encoding endo-1,4-beta-xylanase: MNHKRTLRAAVTIAVTGALAAGMTMALTTSASAGTTLGASAAEKGRYFGAAVATGKLSTSVYTTILNREFNSVVAENEMKWDATEPQQGRFSYTGGDRLVSHAQANGMSVRGHALLWHQQQPGWAQGMSGSALRNAAINHVTQVATHFRGKIHSWDVVNEAFADGGSGGRRDSNLQRTGNDWIEAAFRAARAADPGAKLCYNDYNTDGINAKSTGIYNMVRDFRSRGVPIDCVGFQSHLGTSLAGDYQANLQRFADLGVDVQITELDVMTGGNQANIFGAVTRACMNVSRCTGITVWGVRDCDSWRGSDNALLFDCNGNKKAAYTNVLNALNAGPGIPTTPPTTTPPPTDPPPTTPPPTTGGCSASVSLNSWTGGFVANVKVTAGSAGTSGWTVTLTLASGAAVTNTWSATASGSTGTVRFANVDYNGRLGGGQVAEFGFQGTGNGAGMTPTCTAS; encoded by the coding sequence ATGAATCACAAGAGAACCCTGCGAGCGGCGGTGACCATAGCGGTCACCGGCGCTCTCGCCGCCGGCATGACGATGGCGCTGACCACTTCGGCCAGCGCCGGCACGACCCTGGGTGCCTCGGCGGCCGAGAAGGGCCGCTACTTCGGTGCGGCGGTCGCCACGGGCAAGTTGTCCACCAGCGTCTACACGACGATTTTGAATCGTGAGTTCAACAGCGTGGTGGCTGAGAATGAGATGAAGTGGGATGCCACCGAGCCGCAGCAGGGTCGGTTCAGCTACACCGGTGGTGATCGTCTGGTCAGTCACGCGCAGGCCAACGGCATGAGCGTGCGAGGTCACGCGTTGCTGTGGCACCAGCAGCAGCCGGGTTGGGCGCAGGGCATGTCGGGCAGCGCCTTGCGCAACGCGGCGATCAACCACGTGACGCAGGTGGCGACGCATTTCCGGGGCAAGATTCACTCGTGGGATGTGGTGAACGAGGCGTTCGCCGATGGTGGTTCTGGTGGGCGGCGGGACTCGAACCTGCAGCGCACCGGTAATGACTGGATCGAGGCGGCGTTCCGGGCGGCGCGGGCGGCGGATCCGGGTGCGAAGTTGTGTTACAACGACTACAACACCGACGGGATCAACGCGAAGTCGACGGGGATCTACAACATGGTGCGGGACTTCAGGTCCCGTGGTGTGCCGATCGACTGTGTGGGGTTCCAGTCGCACCTGGGCACCTCGCTGGCCGGTGACTACCAGGCGAACCTGCAGCGGTTCGCTGATCTCGGTGTGGATGTGCAGATCACCGAGCTGGACGTGATGACCGGCGGCAACCAGGCCAACATCTTCGGCGCCGTCACCCGCGCCTGCATGAACGTCTCGCGCTGCACCGGCATCACGGTGTGGGGGGTGCGGGACTGTGACTCGTGGCGTGGCTCCGACAACGCGCTGCTGTTCGACTGCAACGGCAACAAGAAGGCCGCGTACACCAACGTCCTGAACGCCCTCAACGCCGGCCCGGGTATCCCGACCACCCCGCCGACGACGACGCCCCCGCCCACCGACCCGCCGCCCACCACGCCGCCGCCGACCACGGGTGGTTGCTCGGCGTCGGTGTCCCTGAACTCGTGGACCGGCGGGTTCGTGGCCAATGTGAAGGTGACCGCCGGTTCCGCCGGCACGAGCGGGTGGACCGTCACCCTCACCCTCGCCAGCGGCGCCGCTGTGACCAACACCTGGAGTGCGACGGCCAGCGGGTCCACCGGCACCGTGCGGTTCGCCAACGTGGACTACAACGGCCGGCTCGGCGGCGGTCAGGTCGCCGAGTTCGGTTTCCAGGGCACCGGTAACGGGGCTGGCATGACGCCCACCTGCACCGCCTCCTGA
- a CDS encoding glycosyl hydrolase, producing the protein MKPPVPHRRWALAAASALALVVGGLAIPVTRAAEAAPVGAGSYTTTPVGPLPSGCGAMSSNPRQFATANAPAGPIPTNDWWSSLLWKRTDCSFSEPLHAHPISYDTFGDGLGFSANSTPAISGTATGVGEFHYPYVQDIRVGVAGLGAPLVKVDGWTDWTVSPHWSDGTRTMRATIGHGLPFAYFQTSGGNAQISTAGTPDVWSNSGATIGFRVNGHDYVGYAPSGATWTVASGRISSSLAGRGYFSVALLPPTSSANERASLAATYGQYAHAHVTGTQVSYAYNPATSALTTTYAFTTTAREGTATQTVVSLYPHQWKSLSGSTAITPTYPSARGRMKVLTGVNQFRTAMKFQGILPELPAVGDGSGSDLATLTSQLAAVRGNPMDQRGNDTYWTGKGLGRAARIAEIADQVNDITTRDSALNAIRSTLTDWFTASSGKTSRVFYYDNNWGTLIGYPASYGSDQELNDHHFHYGYYIAAAATLAKFDPTWASASRYGGMVDLLIRDANNYRRDDTRFPYLRDFDIYAGHDWASGHGSFGSGNNQESSSEGMNFASALIQWGQTTGNTAVRDAGVFLYTTQAAAIQEYWFDVSDQNFPSAFGHSTVGMVWGDGGAYATWFSAEPEMIQGINLLPVTGGHLYLGNNPAYVRTNYAELVRNNGGQPTVWQDILWQFQALGDADSALANLRANPGYTPEEGESRAHTFHWVRNLAALGTVDTTVTGSHPLSAVFSRNGARTYVASNPTASPITVTFSNGTTLAVGAGKTATTGAYTWSGGNAAGGVPPTTTPPPTDPPPTTTPPPSTGGPTRYLLPGGGLGAAGSAATTTVVAANGNHDGTPTNAQVFTATGLTFAYSGGQTTFDLFVDAGTAVGNGIQVRISYDLTGNGSWERVETLRYFATDPIPGYEHYTQNAGLASATGTLGAMSNGTVRVEVWSAIGNNPSTVGIGNQSVLRLPYS; encoded by the coding sequence ATGAAACCTCCCGTCCCCCACCGCCGATGGGCCCTGGCCGCCGCCAGCGCGCTGGCCCTGGTCGTCGGCGGCCTCGCCATCCCGGTCACCCGCGCGGCCGAAGCCGCACCCGTCGGCGCCGGCAGCTACACCACCACCCCGGTCGGCCCGCTCCCCAGCGGCTGCGGCGCGATGTCCAGCAACCCCCGGCAGTTCGCCACCGCCAACGCGCCCGCCGGGCCGATACCCACCAACGACTGGTGGTCCTCACTGCTGTGGAAGCGCACGGACTGCTCCTTCAGCGAGCCACTGCACGCCCACCCGATCTCGTACGACACCTTCGGCGACGGGCTCGGCTTCTCCGCCAACTCCACGCCCGCCATCAGCGGCACCGCCACCGGTGTCGGCGAGTTCCACTACCCGTACGTGCAGGACATCCGGGTCGGTGTGGCCGGGCTCGGCGCGCCCCTGGTGAAGGTCGACGGCTGGACGGACTGGACGGTCAGCCCGCACTGGAGCGACGGCACGCGCACCATGCGCGCGACCATCGGCCACGGTCTGCCGTTCGCGTACTTCCAGACCAGCGGCGGGAACGCGCAGATCAGCACCGCCGGCACCCCGGACGTCTGGTCCAACAGCGGCGCGACCATCGGCTTCCGGGTCAACGGCCACGACTACGTCGGGTACGCGCCCAGCGGCGCCACCTGGACCGTGGCCTCCGGCCGGATCTCGTCCAGCCTGGCCGGTCGGGGCTACTTCTCCGTCGCCCTCCTACCGCCGACGTCGAGCGCGAACGAGCGGGCCAGCCTGGCCGCGACCTACGGCCAGTACGCCCACGCCCACGTCACCGGCACCCAGGTGTCGTACGCCTACAACCCCGCCACCAGCGCCCTGACCACCACGTACGCGTTCACCACGACGGCCCGGGAGGGCACCGCCACGCAGACCGTGGTCAGCCTCTACCCGCACCAGTGGAAGTCGCTGAGCGGCTCCACCGCGATCACACCGACCTACCCGTCGGCGCGCGGCCGGATGAAGGTGCTCACCGGCGTCAACCAGTTCCGCACCGCCATGAAGTTCCAGGGCATCCTGCCGGAGCTGCCGGCCGTGGGCGACGGCAGCGGAAGCGACCTGGCGACGCTCACCAGCCAGCTGGCCGCCGTCCGCGGCAACCCCATGGACCAACGCGGCAACGACACCTACTGGACCGGCAAGGGGCTCGGTCGGGCGGCGCGGATCGCCGAGATCGCCGACCAGGTCAACGACATCACAACGCGCGACAGCGCGCTGAACGCGATCCGCAGCACGCTCACCGACTGGTTCACCGCGTCCAGCGGCAAGACCAGCAGGGTCTTCTACTACGACAACAACTGGGGCACTCTGATCGGCTACCCGGCGTCGTACGGGTCCGACCAGGAACTCAACGACCACCACTTCCACTACGGCTACTACATCGCCGCCGCCGCGACCCTGGCGAAGTTCGACCCGACCTGGGCCAGCGCCAGCCGCTACGGCGGCATGGTCGACCTGCTGATCCGGGACGCCAACAACTACCGTCGCGACGACACCCGCTTCCCGTACCTGCGTGACTTCGACATCTACGCCGGCCACGACTGGGCGTCCGGGCACGGCTCCTTCGGCTCGGGCAACAACCAGGAGTCCTCCTCGGAGGGGATGAACTTCGCGAGCGCCCTGATCCAGTGGGGGCAGACGACCGGCAACACCGCCGTCCGCGACGCGGGCGTCTTCCTCTACACCACGCAGGCCGCGGCCATCCAGGAATACTGGTTCGACGTCAGCGACCAGAACTTCCCCAGCGCCTTCGGGCACTCGACGGTCGGCATGGTCTGGGGCGACGGCGGCGCGTACGCCACCTGGTTCAGCGCCGAGCCGGAGATGATCCAGGGCATCAACCTGCTCCCGGTCACCGGCGGCCACCTCTACCTGGGCAACAACCCGGCGTACGTGCGGACCAACTACGCCGAACTCGTCCGCAACAACGGCGGGCAACCGACCGTGTGGCAGGACATCCTCTGGCAGTTCCAGGCCCTCGGGGACGCTGACTCGGCGCTGGCGAACCTGCGCGCGAACCCCGGCTACACCCCGGAGGAGGGCGAGAGTCGCGCGCACACGTTCCACTGGGTCCGCAACCTCGCCGCCCTCGGCACTGTCGACACCACGGTGACCGGGAGCCATCCGCTCTCCGCGGTCTTCTCCCGCAACGGGGCCCGCACCTACGTGGCGTCGAACCCGACGGCATCACCGATCACTGTGACGTTCTCCAACGGCACCACCCTCGCCGTGGGGGCCGGGAAGACGGCCACCACCGGGGCGTACACCTGGAGCGGTGGCAACGCGGCCGGCGGCGTCCCACCAACGACGACGCCGCCGCCGACCGATCCCCCGCCGACGACCACCCCGCCGCCGTCCACCGGCGGGCCGACCCGTTACCTGCTGCCCGGGGGTGGGTTGGGCGCCGCCGGTAGCGCTGCCACGACGACGGTCGTGGCAGCGAACGGCAACCACGACGGTACGCCCACCAACGCCCAGGTCTTCACGGCGACCGGCCTCACCTTCGCCTACTCCGGTGGACAGACCACGTTCGACCTGTTCGTGGACGCCGGGACGGCGGTCGGCAACGGCATACAGGTGCGGATCTCCTACGACCTCACCGGCAACGGCAGTTGGGAGCGGGTGGAGACGCTGCGCTACTTCGCCACCGACCCGATCCCCGGCTACGAGCACTACACCCAGAACGCCGGCCTGGCCTCGGCCACCGGCACGTTGGGCGCGATGAGCAACGGCACCGTCCGGGTGGAGGTCTGGTCGGCGATCGGCAACAACCCGAGCACGGTGGGCATCGGCAACCAGTCGGTGCTGCGGCTTCCATACTCCTGA
- a CDS encoding MmcQ/YjbR family DNA-binding protein, which yields MVDADDVRRVALALPHTVEIASDGFDFRVADKGFVWSYPERIPGRPRVIRRDIAVLFVGDEAEKQALLLGEPDIFFTAPGYDGLPLVLLRLPMVDLDRLTELVTDAWQMRVPDALRGDPAAAGK from the coding sequence GTGGTTGACGCGGACGACGTACGCCGGGTGGCGCTGGCCCTGCCGCACACGGTGGAGATCGCCAGTGACGGTTTCGATTTCCGGGTGGCCGACAAGGGCTTCGTCTGGTCCTACCCGGAGCGGATCCCGGGCAGGCCGCGGGTGATCCGGCGCGACATCGCGGTGCTGTTCGTGGGCGACGAGGCCGAGAAGCAGGCCCTCCTGCTCGGGGAGCCCGACATTTTCTTCACCGCGCCCGGCTACGACGGCCTGCCTCTGGTGCTGCTGCGCCTGCCGATGGTCGACCTCGACCGGTTGACCGAGCTGGTGACCGACGCGTGGCAGATGCGCGTGCCGGACGCGTTGCGGGGCGACCCCGCAGCCGCGGGCAAATAG
- a CDS encoding DUF1223 domain-containing protein → MTSASTDGGFAVVEMFTSQGCNSCPPAEELLSELERDARDRGQNVFALGFHVDYWDDLGWPDQFAAPAYTARQGAYARAFGSGRLYTPQMVVNGTVEFVGSDRRRAASAIMSAMASTATTPLTLSVGTLGDGRVLLDYRTERPPQRAVLHAAVVERGLDSEIARGENAGRTLRQDNVVRAFRSVALDAERGQVELTTPPGFDPQRASVIGFVQENGDRAIVGATAIELSTA, encoded by the coding sequence ATGACCAGCGCGTCCACCGACGGCGGCTTCGCCGTCGTCGAAATGTTCACCTCCCAGGGCTGCAACAGTTGCCCTCCGGCGGAGGAGTTGCTCAGCGAGCTCGAACGCGACGCGCGGGACCGGGGCCAGAACGTCTTCGCCCTCGGCTTCCACGTCGACTACTGGGACGACCTCGGGTGGCCGGACCAGTTTGCAGCGCCGGCGTACACCGCACGGCAGGGGGCGTACGCCCGCGCGTTCGGTTCCGGACGTCTGTACACCCCGCAGATGGTCGTCAACGGGACCGTCGAGTTCGTCGGCTCCGATCGTCGACGGGCGGCCAGCGCGATCATGTCCGCCATGGCCTCGACCGCCACCACACCACTGACGCTCTCCGTGGGCACCCTCGGCGACGGTCGGGTGCTGCTGGACTACCGGACCGAACGGCCGCCGCAGCGGGCCGTCCTGCACGCCGCGGTCGTGGAGCGGGGCCTGGACAGCGAGATCGCCCGGGGCGAGAACGCCGGGCGGACGCTGCGGCAGGACAACGTCGTGCGCGCCTTTCGGTCGGTGGCTCTGGACGCCGAGCGGGGGCAGGTGGAGCTGACGACACCCCCGGGTTTCGATCCGCAGCGCGCCAGCGTGATCGGTTTTGTCCAGGAGAACGGCGATCGGGCGATCGTCGGCGCCACCGCCATCGAGCTGTCCACCGCGTAA
- a CDS encoding GNAT family N-acetyltransferase: MQFTVTDAPARERFEARDEASAVAGFVTYQLTGSIIAYTHTEVDPAYEGRGVGSTLARAVMDDARSKGRIVVPICPFLADWLVKHPEYEGIVVRSTRKIK, from the coding sequence GTGCAGTTCACCGTGACAGACGCGCCGGCGCGGGAGCGTTTCGAGGCGCGCGACGAGGCCAGCGCGGTCGCCGGGTTCGTCACCTACCAGCTGACCGGCTCGATCATCGCCTACACCCACACCGAGGTGGATCCGGCGTACGAGGGCAGGGGTGTCGGGTCGACGCTGGCGCGGGCCGTGATGGACGACGCCCGGAGCAAGGGCCGGATCGTCGTGCCGATCTGCCCGTTCCTCGCCGACTGGCTGGTCAAACACCCGGAGTACGAGGGCATCGTGGTCCGCTCCACCCGTAAGATCAAATAA
- a CDS encoding isocitrate lyase/PEP mutase family protein, which yields MTAAAFRALHHDRAIGDPLVLPGPWDAASAQVLADAGYPALAIPSAGVAASLGYEDGATPPDEMFAAIARIVRAVSVPVSADVEGGYGLAPAELVGRLLEAGAVGCNLEDSQGHATLTDPQRHADWLAEVRAEAGDALFINARVDTFLAGTGDLADAVDRARRYVAAGADCIYPILAPPQVLPQLRAGISGPINMVAGPDRESVAELGRQGATRITFGPDMQRYAMSAIGDLAAALRA from the coding sequence ATGACCGCCGCCGCGTTCCGCGCCCTGCACCACGACCGTGCCATCGGCGATCCGCTCGTGCTGCCGGGGCCCTGGGACGCGGCCAGCGCCCAGGTGCTGGCCGACGCCGGTTACCCGGCGCTCGCGATCCCGAGCGCGGGCGTCGCCGCCTCGCTCGGCTACGAGGACGGCGCGACCCCGCCGGACGAGATGTTCGCGGCGATCGCGCGCATCGTCCGCGCCGTGTCCGTTCCGGTGTCCGCCGACGTCGAGGGCGGTTACGGCCTCGCCCCGGCCGAGTTGGTCGGGCGGCTGCTGGAGGCCGGCGCCGTCGGCTGCAACCTGGAGGACTCCCAGGGGCACGCCACCCTCACGGACCCGCAGCGGCATGCGGACTGGCTGGCCGAGGTACGCGCGGAGGCGGGTGACGCGCTCTTCATCAACGCCCGCGTCGACACGTTCCTGGCCGGCACGGGCGACCTGGCCGACGCGGTGGATCGCGCCCGCCGCTACGTGGCGGCCGGCGCCGACTGTATCTACCCGATCCTGGCCCCGCCGCAGGTGCTTCCGCAGCTGCGGGCCGGCATCTCCGGGCCGATCAACATGGTCGCCGGACCGGACCGGGAGTCCGTGGCCGAGCTGGGCCGGCAGGGCGCCACCCGCATCACCTTCGGCCCGGACATGCAGCGGTACGCGATGAGCGCGATCGGCGACCTCGCGGCCGCGCTGCGCGCCTGA
- a CDS encoding FAD-dependent oxidoreductase, whose protein sequence is MSAAPPHVLIIGAGTGGLCLAHGLRRAGISVAVYERHRDRADGLLGYRVGIGPTGSRALRECLPPELFATFLATCARPPHYFNVVTQGLRQTASFALRPNDDPVRTEHSVARMVLRQVLLTGLEDVVHFDKTFTRYEQRDDGTVTAHFADGTSATGNLLVAADGTHSAVRRQYLPHAVTRDAGTINIATRIPLTPHTRGLIPERVQQGISLIFGVGGMMGVLHVMEFKWDAERAIKPGVAEADAALLRDWPGLAHDTTSDNINLIIWSAARRFPADVMERRGDDLLNVALGLTSNWHPHLRELLTRADPASALPIKVSTSEPVPPWKSSTVTMLGDAIHTMTPGRGVGANTALRDARLLCEQLSLATAGDKTLLQAVADYEAVMAPYGFARVAESLNRSGTNGDDRMYRPVVGRLALLGARGYFGVTSRVPPLRRRFVDDFHTYEGDRD, encoded by the coding sequence ATGTCCGCCGCGCCACCGCACGTCCTGATCATCGGCGCGGGCACGGGTGGGCTGTGCCTGGCGCACGGCCTGCGCCGCGCGGGGATCAGCGTCGCCGTCTACGAACGGCACCGCGACCGCGCCGACGGGCTGCTCGGCTACCGGGTCGGCATCGGCCCCACCGGTAGCCGGGCGCTGCGGGAGTGTCTGCCCCCGGAGTTGTTCGCCACCTTCCTGGCCACCTGTGCCCGGCCGCCGCACTACTTCAACGTCGTCACCCAGGGGCTCCGCCAGACCGCGTCGTTCGCGCTCCGGCCGAACGACGACCCGGTGCGCACCGAACACTCGGTGGCCCGGATGGTGCTGCGCCAGGTGCTGCTGACCGGCCTGGAGGACGTGGTGCACTTCGACAAGACCTTCACCCGGTACGAGCAGCGCGACGACGGCACGGTCACCGCGCACTTCGCCGACGGCACCAGCGCCACCGGCAACCTGCTGGTGGCGGCCGACGGCACCCACTCCGCCGTACGCCGCCAGTACCTGCCGCACGCTGTCACCCGCGACGCCGGGACGATCAACATCGCCACCCGGATCCCGCTGACCCCGCACACCCGCGGTCTCATCCCGGAGCGGGTCCAGCAGGGCATCTCGCTGATCTTCGGCGTCGGCGGGATGATGGGCGTGCTGCACGTCATGGAGTTCAAGTGGGACGCCGAACGGGCGATCAAGCCCGGCGTGGCCGAGGCCGACGCCGCCCTGCTGCGAGACTGGCCCGGCCTGGCCCACGACACCACCAGCGACAACATCAACCTGATCATCTGGAGTGCGGCCCGCCGGTTCCCGGCCGACGTGATGGAACGCCGCGGCGATGACCTGCTCAACGTCGCCCTGGGCCTCACCTCGAACTGGCATCCGCACCTTCGGGAACTGCTGACCCGCGCGGACCCGGCCAGCGCCCTACCGATCAAGGTGTCCACGTCCGAGCCGGTGCCGCCCTGGAAGAGCAGCACCGTCACGATGCTCGGCGACGCCATCCACACCATGACCCCGGGTCGCGGGGTGGGCGCGAACACCGCGCTACGCGACGCCCGCCTACTCTGCGAACAGCTCAGCCTCGCCACCGCCGGGGACAAGACCCTGCTCCAGGCGGTCGCCGACTACGAGGCCGTGATGGCCCCGTACGGCTTCGCTCGGGTCGCCGAATCACTGAACCGCAGCGGCACCAACGGCGACGACCGGATGTACCGGCCGGTGGTGGGTCGACTCGCGCTGCTCGGCGCGCGCGGCTACTTCGGAGTGACCAGCCGGGTGCCACCGCTGCGTCGCCGGTTCGTCGACGACTTCCACACCTACGAGGGCGACCGGGACTGA
- a CDS encoding AfsR/SARP family transcriptional regulator, whose translation MAADPSVPTAGDPPEEGVSLHLLGGFRLLRDAVPVVVPRGLQRVIALIGLRPGATRSQLAGLLWPDASEERALSSLRTALWRLRQDPCCPMTVASDTVRLGPAVRLDVDDLVGTAARVRDGDDPRTAAGALAAGRHDLLPGWYDDWVLLDRERLRQLRLHMLEQVAGHHLAAGRHGEALEAALEAMAAEPLRETPHRLVVRIHLAEGNAFEAVHAFYVYRDLLRRELRLEPSPAMSALLDDTLAPIRQASRDAITGRPSAAGRRT comes from the coding sequence GTGGCCGCTGATCCGTCCGTGCCGACCGCCGGAGACCCGCCCGAGGAGGGCGTCTCACTCCACCTGCTCGGGGGCTTCCGACTCCTGCGCGACGCGGTGCCGGTCGTGGTGCCGCGTGGGCTGCAACGGGTGATCGCGCTGATCGGCCTGCGCCCCGGCGCCACCCGCAGCCAGCTCGCCGGCCTGCTCTGGCCCGACGCGTCGGAGGAGCGGGCGCTGTCCTCCCTGCGCACCGCCCTGTGGCGGCTCCGACAGGACCCGTGCTGCCCGATGACCGTGGCCAGCGACACCGTACGGCTCGGTCCGGCGGTCCGGCTCGACGTGGACGACCTGGTCGGCACCGCGGCCCGGGTCCGAGACGGCGACGACCCCCGTACCGCGGCCGGGGCGCTCGCCGCCGGACGCCACGACCTCCTCCCCGGCTGGTACGACGACTGGGTGCTACTGGACCGGGAGCGCCTACGCCAGCTGCGCCTGCACATGCTGGAACAGGTGGCCGGGCACCACCTGGCCGCGGGGCGGCACGGTGAGGCCCTCGAAGCGGCGCTGGAGGCGATGGCCGCCGAGCCGTTACGGGAGACACCACACCGGCTGGTGGTCCGCATCCACCTGGCCGAGGGCAACGCCTTCGAAGCCGTGCACGCCTTCTACGTCTACCGGGACCTGCTGCGCCGGGAGTTGCGGCTGGAGCCGAGCCCCGCCATGAGCGCCCTGCTCGACGACACGCTCGCGCCGATCCGCCAGGCCAGCCGCGACGCCATCACCGGCCGCCCGTCAGCGGCCGGTCGGCGTACCTGA
- a CDS encoding TcmI family type II polyketide cyclase: MDRSLIVAKVDPTAEERVAEIFAESDATELPRLVGVQHRSLYRLHDLYVHLLETAQPTEGAVEAARGHPEFIRVSERLRPYVSPYLPTWRSPRDAMARCFYRFDAPDLGRRS, encoded by the coding sequence ATGGACCGATCGCTGATCGTCGCGAAGGTGGATCCGACCGCCGAGGAGCGGGTCGCCGAGATCTTCGCCGAGTCGGACGCGACGGAGCTGCCGCGCCTGGTCGGTGTCCAGCACCGCTCGCTGTACCGACTGCACGATCTCTATGTGCACCTGCTGGAGACCGCGCAGCCGACGGAGGGCGCGGTGGAGGCCGCTCGTGGCCACCCGGAGTTCATCCGGGTCAGTGAGCGCCTGCGTCCGTACGTGTCGCCGTACCTGCCGACCTGGCGCTCGCCGCGGGACGCGATGGCGCGGTGCTTCTACCGGTTCGACGCCCCGGATCTCGGGCGGCGGTCGTGA
- a CDS encoding acetyl-CoA carboxylase carboxyltransferase subunit alpha: MTTTAPREEQLWSRCAGCASLLYRKRLRRNLDVCPECGEHARLGAPERLRQLVDPGSLRPLPDRLPEADPIDFVDVLPYPHRLTGARASTGLAEAVVCATATIGGHPVALAVMDFRFLGGSLGCAVGELITRAAERALDDRIPLVLITASGGARMQEGALSLMQMATVSQAIAALREAGLLTVSVLTDPTYGGVAASFATNTDLVLAESGARMGFAGPRVIRQITGRALPEGFQTADFLLRHGQVDMVVQRRSLRGRLMALLAATRAGRPGRSPVPRQEPASRRERRADDVAALPAGPGGVLPAGPAVGADVDAPVTEDTPAVRDAWDTVRVARHLGRPTTLDYLESVFDGFVELHGDRLGADCPAIVGGVARLAGRHVMVIGHQKGHSTAELVARNFGMASPAGHRKALRLMRLAARLGLPVITLVDTPGADPGVSAEEQGQAAAIAENILTLTVLPTPVLAVITGEGGSGGALALAVADRVLMLENAVYSVISPEGCAAILWPDRSAAPQAARALRLTAPDLCRLGVVDEVVAEPSSAAHDDPAEAAHRLRAALLANLLPLLDVPPATLVRLRRQRFRRFGANRAGTRMVRR; the protein is encoded by the coding sequence GTGACGACCACCGCGCCGCGCGAGGAGCAGCTCTGGTCCCGCTGCGCCGGCTGCGCCAGCCTGCTCTACCGCAAACGGCTGCGCCGCAACCTCGACGTCTGTCCGGAGTGTGGTGAGCACGCCCGACTCGGTGCGCCGGAGCGCCTGCGACAACTGGTCGACCCGGGTTCGCTGCGCCCGCTGCCCGACCGGCTGCCGGAGGCGGACCCGATCGACTTCGTGGACGTGCTGCCGTACCCGCACCGGCTCACCGGCGCCCGGGCCAGCACCGGCCTGGCCGAGGCGGTCGTGTGTGCCACGGCCACCATCGGTGGGCACCCGGTGGCCCTGGCGGTGATGGATTTCCGCTTTCTCGGCGGCAGCCTGGGCTGCGCGGTGGGCGAGCTGATCACCCGGGCGGCCGAACGGGCGCTGGACGACCGCATCCCGCTGGTCCTCATCACCGCCTCCGGCGGGGCGCGGATGCAGGAGGGCGCGCTGTCGTTGATGCAGATGGCGACCGTCAGCCAGGCCATCGCCGCGCTGCGCGAGGCGGGGCTGCTCACGGTGAGTGTCCTGACCGACCCGACCTACGGTGGGGTGGCCGCCTCGTTCGCCACCAACACCGATCTGGTGCTCGCCGAGAGCGGCGCGCGGATGGGCTTCGCCGGCCCCCGGGTGATCCGCCAGATCACCGGGCGGGCGTTGCCGGAGGGCTTCCAGACCGCCGACTTCCTGCTCCGACACGGGCAGGTCGACATGGTGGTGCAGCGCCGGTCGCTGCGCGGACGGCTCATGGCGCTGCTCGCCGCGACCCGCGCCGGCCGTCCGGGGCGTTCGCCCGTACCCCGGCAGGAGCCGGCGTCGCGCCGCGAGCGTCGCGCCGACGACGTCGCGGCGCTGCCGGCGGGCCCGGGGGGTGTGCTGCCGGCCGGCCCGGCGGTGGGCGCGGACGTCGACGCCCCGGTCACGGAGGACACCCCGGCGGTACGTGACGCGTGGGACACCGTCCGGGTCGCTCGGCACCTCGGACGACCCACCACACTGGACTACCTGGAATCCGTCTTCGACGGGTTCGTGGAGTTGCACGGCGATCGGCTCGGTGCGGACTGCCCGGCCATCGTCGGTGGCGTGGCGCGGCTGGCCGGCCGGCACGTGATGGTCATCGGGCACCAGAAGGGGCACAGCACCGCCGAGCTGGTGGCCCGCAACTTCGGCATGGCCAGCCCGGCCGGGCACCGCAAGGCGCTGCGGTTGATGCGCCTCGCGGCCCGGCTCGGCCTGCCGGTGATCACCCTGGTGGACACCCCCGGCGCCGACCCCGGGGTCAGCGCCGAGGAACAGGGCCAGGCGGCGGCGATCGCCGAGAACATCCTCACCCTCACCGTGCTGCCCACCCCCGTGCTCGCGGTGATCACCGGGGAGGGCGGCAGCGGCGGTGCGCTGGCCCTGGCGGTCGCCGACCGGGTGCTGATGCTGGAGAACGCCGTCTACTCGGTGATCAGCCCCGAGGGGTGTGCGGCGATCCTCTGGCCGGACCGGTCGGCGGCACCGCAGGCCGCCCGGGCGTTGCGACTGACCGCGCCCGACCTGTGCCGGCTCGGCGTGGTCGACGAGGTCGTGGCGGAGCCGTCGAGCGCCGCGCACGACGACCCGGCGGAGGCCGCGCACCGGCTGCGCGCCGCGCTGCTGGCCAACCTCCTGCCGTTGCTGGACGTGCCCCCCGCCACGCTGGTCCGCCTTCGCCGGCAACGTTTCCGACGGTTCGGCGCGAACCGCGCCGGCACCCGGATGGTCCGGCGATGA